The following coding sequences lie in one Musa acuminata AAA Group cultivar baxijiao chromosome BXJ1-8, Cavendish_Baxijiao_AAA, whole genome shotgun sequence genomic window:
- the LOC103996516 gene encoding putative calcium-binding protein CML19 produces the protein MGRPSSSEAVTSTMSSSFVQVPKKNEHSAAFSPPRTWFGSTVTPPKDHAKPEASTAGTRMLSTGIELHRVFCFFDEDCDGKISATELQSCMRAMGEELSHEDAVAVVESIDSDGDGLLGFDDIVRLVDGEGENEKEQNMREAFRMYEMEGEGCITPKSLRSALERLGESKSMEECRNMIRRFDTDDDGVISFDEFRIMML, from the coding sequence ATGGGGCGTCCATCTTCATCTGAGGCAGTAACCTCGACGATGAGCTCTTCCTTTGTACAGGTGCCGAAGAAGAATGAGCACTCAGCTGCCTTCTCACCACCGAGAACTTGGTTCGGCAGCACCGTAACGCCACCCAAGGATCATGCGAAGCCCGAGGCGTCGACCGCCGGTACGCGAATGCTGTCGACCGGTATAGAGCTGCATAGAGTTTTCTGCTTCTTCGACGAGGACTGTGATGGAAAGATCTCCGCGACGGAGCTCCAGAGCTGCATGCGGGCCATGGGCGAGGAGTTGTCTCACGAGGACGCAGTGGCGGTGGTGGAATCCATCGACAGTGACGGCGATGGCTTGCTGGGGTTCGACGACATCGTGAGGCTGGTGGACGGGGAGGGGGAGAACGAGAAGGAGCAGAACATGAGGGAGGCCTTCCGGATGTACGAGATGGAGGGAGAAGGATGCATCACGCCAAAAAGCCTCCGTAGTGCACTTGAGCGGCTGGGCGAGTCGAAGAGCATGGAGGAGTGCCGGAACATGATCCGGCGGTTTGATACCGACGACGATGGTGTCATCAGCTTCGATGAGTTCAGGATCATGATGCTGTAG
- the LOC135588270 gene encoding chloride channel protein CLC-e-like yields MASVSCFGGRHHTVRRRSNVSRRPVITIISITFSSSSSSSCSGFFSMPLSLRRRNSTRPRPISVIRCSSSFPGPTDSDESPRDLGGGAGRDAKQVKEETADHRLGKEQQLGTRVATAMGEAMPTKDFVTIAACVVGLLTGVCVVLFNNAVHEIRDFFWDGLPLRGASWLREKPLEEIWQRVILVPVCGGVIVGILNSLQDSLKDPSGRMVSDVKEAIRPILKTIAASVTLGTGNSLGPEGPSVEIGSAIAKGISHVFEWRGGKSLSLVAAGSAAGISSGFNAAVAGCFFAVESVLWPSTADPFLSLSNSTSMVILSSVIASIVSEVGLGSDPAFTVPEYDFRSPSELPLYLLLGVLCGMVSITLSGCTSLALETVNYLQRTTGVTKAIFPALGGLTVGLIALSYPEVLYWGFENVDILLESRPFVNGLPANILFQLVGMKILATSLSRASGLVGGYYAPSLFIGAATGMAYGKFMSSTLCGPSPLIHLPLLEVASPQAYGLVGMAATLAGVCQVPLTSVLLLFELTQDYRIVLPLLGAVGLSSWISSSQNLKRNVPRKLDELKVNDKNGSQPTGSIYEDQDTSYAAASAESGGIGLCELENSLCVFDVSAEVSSLADKLTVSQAMRTKFLTISMNTSVIEAVTLMQVEKQSCAVIIDSTGFLIGLLLLEDIQNFSKVATTRGVEIEAEKILVSDICHLEGGKRKVWTATPEMKLVTAESIMDSHGANHLPVVSQHIDGQESGQLVGLLDRECISIACSAVAAKEYLSLYTVTRRLES; encoded by the exons ATGGCCTCTGTCTCCTGCTTCGGAGGCCGTCATCATACTGTTCGTCGTCGAAGCAACGTCTCCCGTCGCCCTGTTATCACAATAATATCCatcaccttctcctcctcctcctcatcatcatgtTCTGGTTTCTTTTCTATGCCGCTAAGTCTTCGCCGTCGTAATTCCACCCGTCCAAGGCCTATTTCAGTAATCAGGTGCTCTTCCAGCTTTCCTGGACCAACCGATTCCGATGAATCCCCTCGCGATCTTGGAGGCGGAGCAGGCAGGGATGCCAAGCAAGTGAAGGAGGAGACTGCGGACCATCGTCTCGGGAAGGAGCAGCAGCTCGGTACCAGGGTGGCCACTGCCATGGGAGAAGCAATGCCAACCAAGGATTTTGTTACCATAGCCGCCTGTGTGGTTGGCCTTCTCACCGGTGTTTGCGTCGTCCTCTTTAACAATGCG GTGCACGAAATACGTGACTTCTTTTGGGATGGATTACCATTGCGAGGTGCCTCATGGTTAAGGGAGAAGCCTCTTGAGGAAATTTGGCAAAGAGTTATTCTAGTTCCTGTTTGTGGGGGTGTTATAGTTGGCATCTTGAATAGTCTGCAGGATTCTTTAAAAGACCCATCAGGCAGAATGGTATCAGATGTAAAGGAAGCAATAAGACCAATTTTGAAGACCATAGCTGCTTCTGTCACCCTTGGAACAGGGAATTCATTAGGGCCTGAGGGTCCTAGTGTCGAAATAGGTTCAGCCATAGCTAAAGGAATCAGTCATGTTTTTGAGTGGCGTGGTGGAAAGAGTTTGTCTCTTGTAGCAGCTGGATCAGCCGCTGGAATTTCATCAG GTTTTAATGCTGCTGTTGCTGGATGCTTCTTTGCTGTGGAGTCTGTCCTATGGCCTTCAACAGCAGATCCATTCTTGTCCCTTTCAAATTCAACATCAATGGTGATACTCAGTTCTGTCATAGCATCCATAGTTTCAGAGGTCGGTCTTGGTTCTGATCCGGCTTTTACCGTTCCTGAATATGATTTTCGCTCACCAAGTG AACTACCTCTGTATCTTTTGCTGGGAGTCCTTTGTGGCATGGTTTCTATAACCTTATCAGGATGCACATCTTTAGCTCTGGAAACAGTTAACTACCTTCAACGGACCACAGGTGTAACAAAGGCCATATTTCCTGCATTGGGTGGACTCACTGTTGGTTTGATAGCTTTATCATATCCTGAAGTTTTGTACTGGGGCTTTGAGAATGTGGACATTCTACTTGAATCACGACCTTTTGTAAATGGTCTCCCTGCTAATATTTTATTTCAGTTAGTTGGAATGAAAATACTTGCAACATCCTTGAGTCGTGCTTCTGGATTGGTGGGAGGCTACTATGCGCCATCCCTTTTTATTGGTGCAGCAACAGGGATGGCTTATGGAAAATTCATGAGCTCTACACTATGTGGCCCCAGTCCATTGATTCATCTCCCTCTCTTGGAAGTGGCATCACCTCAAGCATACGGTCTG GTGGGCATGGCTGCTACTCTTGCAGGTGTGTGCCAAGTACCTCTAACATCGGTTTTGCTTCTTTTTGAGCTAACGCAAGACTACCGAATTGTTCTACCACTGCTTGGAGCTGTGGGGTTATCATCATGGATATCATCCAGCCAGAATCTTAAAAGAAATGTTCCAAGGAAGTTGGATGAGTTGAAAGTAAATGACAAAAATGGTTCACAACCTACAGGCTCAATCTATGAAGACCAGGACACTTCTTATGCAGCTGCTTCTGCTGAAAGTGGTGGTATTGGCTTATGTGAGCTTGAGAATTCTCTCTGTGTTTTTGATGTCAGTGCTGAAGTTAGCAGTCTGGCAGACAAGCTTACTGTTTCTCAGGCTATGAGAACTAAATTCCTGACTATCTCAATGAATACTTCAGTAATTGAGGCAGTCACTCTCATGCAAGTGGAGAAGCAATCCTGTGCAGTTATAATTGATAGCACTGGTTTCTTGATAGGATTGCTATTGCTCGAGGATATCCAAAATTTTAGCAAAGTGGCAACAACAAGAGGCGTTGAAATTGAG GCAGAAAAAATTCTGGTATCTGATATCTGTCACCTGGAAGGAGGCAAGCGCAAGGTGTGGACAGCTACACCTGAAATGAAACTAGTAACTGCCGAAAGTATCATGGACTCACATGGGGCGAATCATCTCCCTGTTGTTTCACAGCATATTGATGGACAAGAAAGTGGGCAATTGGTTGGTCTACTCGATAGAGAATGTATTAGCATTGCCTGCAG TGCTGTAGCAGCTAAAGAATATCTCAGCCTTTACACGGTCACCAGAAGGCTCGAGTCTTAA
- the LOC135680416 gene encoding uncharacterized protein LOC135680416 has product MDDPVLRVSERRSLMVQARDCTFSSPAESLLSRLEQFDHRLRQLEEKQRLLPDCYFTADLQLRTPRAGQHHRSNSLSAMHEVHLKSTLIDRLHLLETRIRQLSFQLDKEIGTGTSRGADANGSCIHTTAVTEEKNKDTGICSSTVVERSWRTGELFKSGARELQSQKPRTTKVKELKKAAGAAEKTAASAMRQNERRRQTRLYRRWFSVGC; this is encoded by the exons ATGGATGATCCAGTGCTGCGAGTATCCGAGAGGCGATCTCTGATGGTTCAAGCAAGGGATTGCACCTTTTCTTCTCCGGCAGAATCACTGCTGAGCAGGCTGGAACAATTTGACCATCGC CTAAGGCAGCTGGAGGAGAAGCAGCGGCTGTTACCTGACTGCTATTTCACCGCGGACTTGCAATTGAGGACGCCCAGGGCTGGCCAACATCATCGATCCAACTCCCTGTCCGCCATGCACGAAGTGCACCTCAAGAGCACCCTAATCGACCGTCTCCACCTGCTTGAGACCCGCATTCGTCAG CTAAGCTTCCAACTGGACAAGGAGATCGGCACTGGCACGAGCAGAGGAGCAGACGCAAATGGCAGCTGCATCCATACAACTGCAGTCACAGAGGAGAAGAACAAGGACACCGGCATCTGCTCCAGCACGGTAGTCGAACGATCCTGGAGAACGGGCGAGTTGTTCAAGAGCGGTGCTCGCGAGCTGCAAAGCCAGAAGCCACGGACGACAAAG GTGAAGGAATTGAAGAAGGCCGCGGGCGCTGCCGAGAAGACGGCGGCGAGCGCCATGCGCCAGAACGAGAGGAGGCGGCAAACCCGGCTCTACAGGAGATGGTTTTCGGTtggatgttga